The segment CCGGGCCCGCCACCGCGCCTTGGTCAGGGCCTGGCCGTCGCAGTAAGTGCCGGCGGTGGGTGCCGGCCGGCCATCGCTGCGCCCCATGCCATGCCGGGCTTCTCGATCCAGCGGAACGTGAGCACCGACAGGCCGTAGGTCGCGGGGATGGCGGTGCCCAGCAGCAGGAGCGTGTAGGTCAGCTGACTGAGGTCCAGCTGGTTCAGCACGTACACCGCGAGGGTCATCGGGATCATGTGGACCAGATAGGTCGAGTACGACAGCTCACCCATGCGAACCAGGGCGGGGCGGCTCAGGAAGCTACTGAGCGGCCGCACCCAGCGAACCCCAGCGGCGCAGGTCGCTGCAGCCACCCAGAGCCCGAGCGGCAGGAGCTGCCAGGCCCCGCCACGATAGAGCGCTGCAGCGCCAAAGAAGAGCGCCAGGGGCCCATAGAAGCGCCTGGCCTCGGGGTTTGTCACCAGCGAGTAGGTGGCAATGCCCAGGCCGAAGTGCCAGATGTAGGAGCCCAGATAGCCCTGCGTGAGGCCGCGGCTGCTGAAGGCGGCCAGAGCCATCACGGCGACGGCGGCCACCGCTCGGCGTGGCGTGGCCAGGCCCCACACCATCAGCGGAGCCACCAGGTAGAACTGCCATTCAAGGGACACGCTCCACGCCTGGCCCACCAGCGTCCAGGCAGCGCCCGGCAGGAGCCCGGGAGGCACCAAGCCCTGCAGCAGGGGGATGTGCACCAGCACATGCGCTGGCAGGTTCTGCGTGGCCGTCTGGGCCAGCATCAGCCGGTTGCCATTGGTCAGGGTGGGGAAGGGCGCATTGAGCCACGCCTGCAGGGCCAGCGGCAGCATCACGGTCGATACGGCCAGCACCGCCAGGTAGAGCGGAAAGATGCGGAAGGCGCGGCGGGTGATGTAGGGCCGGTAGGCCTCCCGCCGCTGTGCAACGAGCAGCGCGATCACGAAGCCCGACAGCACGATGAACACGTCGACGGCCAGCGTGCTGCGCCGAATCAGCGGCAGGCGCCAGCCTGCGGCCAGAGTCAGGTGCCCGAGTACAACCCACCAGGCCATGAGGCCTCGCAGGCCCTCCAGCGCGCGAATCTTGTGCTGATCCGGCGGCATTGTGTGTGCCATTGTTCTATCACTCCCTGGCCCCAGTCTATCGGCCGCCTGCGATCCGGTGGTGCGCTCACCCCCTCGATCAGGGGCGGCACCCTCCTCCTGGGCGTGAACTATTGCAGCGCTACAGCCTCCCGGCTCGAATGGCGGCGTTCACACCCAGCCGCTCTACGATCTCCATGGCGGCCGCAAGATGGTGCGGAAGCGCAGAGCCCGCCATCACGCCCAGCAGGCCGCTGCGGTCCGTCACCGTGACGTAGATGCCCCAGACCACATCGCGCCGGATGAGGAGATAAGCTCGCTCCCCGTGGGCGTAGATCTTCTCCAAGCGCAGCCGCTCATCAAGGCACTGCTGGGCAAGCGCTGAGCTGGGGTTGATTGGCCGGGGCCGCCAGGCCGTGGGGTCGATGTCATCCGTGCCGGTTTCTCGCATCCATTGCGAGCAGCCCCGCGGTGCCTGGCTGCGGTTGCAGCAGCTCGCCGGGTTCACGCAAAACGAGCTATCGGCCGAGTGCATGTAGCCGAACCAGTGGCAGGTCCAGCAGGGTTTGAGCAGGTCTTCGGGGCGGCCGTGTCCGCCAATGGCATGCATGATACTGTAAATATATACAGTATCTTCGACCCGTCCAGGCGGCCGTCATCGCTCCATTGATTCCACCTCGTCGCCGGCGATCCAGCTGCCTGTGGGGTCGATGCGGATGGAGCGTGACACGCCGCCCTTGGCCACAAGCACCACGTCAATCACGTCCAGGCCATCGGCGGGCCGGAAGCCGCTTGCATAGACCACGATCCGCTCGAAGGTGTCGGCCACCAGCTGGCGCGCCTGGTGCCGCGCATCCTCGTCCAGCTCCTCCACGCCCTTGGCCAGGGCGCGCCATCGGCCATCCGCGCCCTCGATCTCCTTCCTGGCCAGGCCGCTGATCTGGCTCTCCAGTGTCTGGATCTCGCCCTGCAGCTGCTCCCGCTGCTTCTCCAGCTCGCGAGCCTTCCGCGCAAAGACCGCCGGCGTCTCGCTGGCGGCGGTGGCCAGCATGGCGCTCATCAGGCGGTCGAGCTGGGCGTCTATCTCAGCCAGCTCGCTGCGGCGCTTGGCCAGCTGAGCGCGCAGTGGCGTCGCGCGGTCGCCCCCATAGAGCTTCTGCAGGTTCAGAATGTCCGAGCAGTAGCTCATCAGCGCCCGCTCCAGCGGGGCAACGCTTCGCGAGCGAGGGTGCTGGCAGCGGCCATTGCCGTAGCTCAGGCCGGCACAGAGCAGACGTCTGTACCCGTCGCTGAGGCGGTTCGCGCGGTCCTTCAGCTTGTGAAACAGGTTCTGGCCGGCCATGGCGCGGCCGCAGTAGCCGCAATAGGTGATGCCAAGGCCGGTCACTACATGAGGGATCAAGCTCTTGCCGCCGCGGCGGCCGCGGTCGCCTGACACGGCCGTCAGGTCCTGCCATTCGGCATCCGTGATCACGGCCGGGTAGTAGCCCTCCAGCTCGAACTCCTCGCCGCCCACGCTCAGCACTCGCTTGCCAATCAGCGCCGGGTTCTTGAGCTGGCGGTAGAGGTGCTGCGAGGTCATGGCATCGCCCGTGAGGGTCATGCCCGCGGCCGCCAGGCGCTGCACGATCAGCTGGCCGCTCAGGCCTCGCATGTACATCTGCACGGCCGCCCGCACCGCCTCGGCTCGCTCGGGGTGCAGCTCCCAGCCGTCCTCCGTCTCCACCAGCCATTTGGGGTCTCTGCCCTGCCGGATCTTGCCCCGGTAGGTGCCAGCCTGCCAGGCCTTGCACAGCTTCACGATGGAGGCGGTCACGCGCTTGCTCTTGGTGTCGCTCTCCTCGTGGGCGCGGATCATCACCAGCAGGCTGTAGACCAGGTCCATGGGGTTGGCTTTCAGCCGCTCGCGGCTGTAGGCCTTGCCATCGCTGGCTGTCACGACCGTGATGCCCGCATTTACAATCGAGGCCAGTTGAGCCTGGGCCTGCAGCGGCTCGGCGCGCGACAGTCGGTCCAGCCCTTCAACCACCAGCACAGAGCCAGGCGGTACTTGTCCCCCTTCCACGGCGGCCAGGAACACGCCCAGGGCGCCCGATGTGACGTGGCGCTGGTGGTAGGCCGACAGGCCCTCATCGCGCATCGTCAGCTGCTCGTCCAGCTTGAGCCCATGCTCCTGAGCCCACCGCGCCGCGTAAGCGGCCTGCCGCTCGGCGCTGTGCCCCGAGGCCTGGCGCGGATCAGAAAAGCGCGTGTAGCTGTAAACAAGCCCAGTCAAAGAACACCCCCTATGAGCACTGAAATCGCCCCCGAAAAGAAGCGCGCGCCGAGTATAGGATTCGTATCCTTAGGATGCCCCAAGGCCCTGACCGACTCCGAGCTCATCCTCAC is part of the Shinella sp. XGS7 genome and harbors:
- a CDS encoding acyltransferase yields the protein MPPDQHKIRALEGLRGLMAWWVVLGHLTLAAGWRLPLIRRSTLAVDVFIVLSGFVIALLVAQRREAYRPYITRRAFRIFPLYLAVLAVSTVMLPLALQAWLNAPFPTLTNGNRLMLAQTATQNLPAHVLVHIPLLQGLVPPGLLPGAAWTLVGQAWSVSLEWQFYLVAPLMVWGLATPRRAVAAVAVMALAAFSSRGLTQGYLGSYIWHFGLGIATYSLVTNPEARRFYGPLALFFGAAALYRGGAWQLLPLGLWVAAATCAAGVRWVRPLSSFLSRPALVRMGELSYSTYLVHMIPMTLAVYVLNQLDLSQLTYTLLLLGTAIPATYGLSVLTFRWIEKPGMAWGAAMAGRHPPPALTATARP
- a CDS encoding recombinase family protein gives rise to the protein MTGLVYSYTRFSDPRQASGHSAERQAAYAARWAQEHGLKLDEQLTMRDEGLSAYHQRHVTSGALGVFLAAVEGGQVPPGSVLVVEGLDRLSRAEPLQAQAQLASIVNAGITVVTASDGKAYSRERLKANPMDLVYSLLVMIRAHEESDTKSKRVTASIVKLCKAWQAGTYRGKIRQGRDPKWLVETEDGWELHPERAEAVRAAVQMYMRGLSGQLIVQRLAAAGMTLTGDAMTSQHLYRQLKNPALIGKRVLSVGGEEFELEGYYPAVITDAEWQDLTAVSGDRGRRGGKSLIPHVVTGLGITYCGYCGRAMAGQNLFHKLKDRANRLSDGYRRLLCAGLSYGNGRCQHPRSRSVAPLERALMSYCSDILNLQKLYGGDRATPLRAQLAKRRSELAEIDAQLDRLMSAMLATAASETPAVFARKARELEKQREQLQGEIQTLESQISGLARKEIEGADGRWRALAKGVEELDEDARHQARQLVADTFERIVVYASGFRPADGLDVIDVVLVAKGGVSRSIRIDPTGSWIAGDEVESMER